A genomic stretch from Aedes albopictus strain Foshan chromosome 2, AalbF5, whole genome shotgun sequence includes:
- the LOC134287874 gene encoding dynein regulatory complex subunit 3-like: MSKKLAAENSVHKEQEPGVISNAMLTKAIIEQGHKGEAGRLARMDEIQLDLITVIRLEFQNILKIDHLWVLKNLEILSLAFNKIDKIENLHRLTRLKELNLSFNFIEKIENLDQLVLLRTLSLFGNRIKRLENLDRLENLVIFSAGKNKIDTLDGLERLRFLKEMRSLNLAENPIAEDKDKPLRLYVACLLPHLKYYQYVLIKPEEREAGKDIYTRELQDILENEKFEIIERERIAKEKADEVYLSKSFVEHLNGHRLFESLFIEDPDGEALLAIGEDAVELKNEYMTEAYTFTQQIYKIGLEQYERRQKEIQLYSRCIEMERKKAQNIGQDIINRFLEVYNRVCPKVKQIVTELSRNSPLQTDSPLSSPSAHSIQPFLDELDLAKDEFNSIFEDSWHTLMSIEMQLFERTEEGNSNFENTIKEMTNEFIELSQAQFVLMREAEINFSDALVGIVQQFVTFKAASGHAKDIPTGLQESLDDKDVINNLAAGMRDHHMQVIDAREDKLISRSRNWVRELCDGLQQSEIKRNRAKVLEITYFLDHHRQLFYALFEDVMPSKGEKKRLFSKVRFEDE; encoded by the exons ATGTCGAAAAAACTAGCCGCAGAGAATAGCGTTCACAAGGAGCAAGAACCAGGTGTAATTAGCAATGCAATGCTCACGAAGGCCATCATCGAGCAAGGCCATAAGGGGGAAGCCGGCCGGTTGGCGCGCATGGATGAGATTCAGTTGGATCTGATAACCGTCATTCGGTTAGAGTTTCAAA ATATTCTCAAAATTGATCACCTCTGGGTACTGAAGAATTTGGAAATTCTATCCTTGGCGTTCAACAAAATCGATAAAATTGAAAATCTTCACCGGCTCACCAGACTTAAAGAGCTGAACTTGTCCTTCAATTTCATTGAGAAAATTGAGAACCTTGACCAGCTGGTGCTACTGCGAACGTTGTCGCTGTTTGGAAACCGTATCAAAAGGCTGGAGAATTTGGACCGGTTGGAAAATTTAGTTATCTTCAGTGCTGGAAAGAACAAAATCGACACCCTTGACGGATTGGAAAGGCTGAGGTTTCTGAAGGAAATGCGATCTTTGAACTTGGCGGAAAACCCAATTGCCGAGGACAAAGACAAGCCATTGAGACTGTACGTGGCGTGTTTGCTGCCACATTTGAAATATTATCAATACGTGCTTATCAAACCGGAGGAGCGAGAGGCAGGGAAAGATATTTACAC TCGTGAACTGCAAGATATTCTGGAGAATGAGAAGTTTGAGATCATCGAAAGGGAACGAATCGCGAAAGAGAAAGCCGATGAGGTGTATCTATCGAAAAGCTTCGTCGAACATCTCAATGGGCACCGATTGTTTGAATCGCTGTTTATCGAAGACCCTGACGGTGAAGCACTTCTGGCAATTGGCGAGGATGCCGTGGAGCTAAAAAATGA GTATATGACCGAAGCCTACACATTCACGCAGCAGATATACAAAATTGGCCTGGAGCAGTACGAACGTCGCCAGAAGGAAATCCAGCTGTACAGTCGCTGCATCGAGATGGAACGAAAGAAAGCGCAAAATATTGGACAAGA CATCATCAATCGTTTTTTGGAGGTGTACAACCGCGTTTGCCCTAAGGTGAAGCAAATCGTGACAGAGCTGAGTCGGAATTCTCCCCTACAGACTGATTCGCCTTTGTCATCGCCGTCGGCGCATAGCATTCAGCCGTTTTTGGATGAACTTGATTTGGCCAAGGACGAGTTCAATTCCATCTTCGAGGACTCGTGGCACACGTTGATGAGCATCGAGATGCAGCTGTTTGAGCGCACTGAAGAGGGCAATTCCAACTTCGAGAACACCATCAAAGAGATGACCAATGAGTTCATCGAGCTCTCGCAAGCCCAGTTTGTGCTGATGCGTGAGGCAGAGATCAATTTCAGCGATGCGCTCGTTGGAATTGTACAGCAGTTCGTGACATTCAAGGCCGCGTCCGGCCATGCCAAGGATATTCCCACAGGATTGCAAGAG TCCCTGGACGACAAAGATGTAATAAACAATCTGGCCGCTGGAATGCGTGATCACCATATGCAGGTGATTGACGCTCGCGAAGACAAACTGATCAGCCGGAGCCGTAACTGGGTCAGAGAACTCTGCGACGGACTGCAGCA ATCGGAGATCAAACGGAACCGTGCCAAAGTGCTCGAGATCACGTACTTTTTGGACCACCATCGTCAGCTGTTCTACGCGTTGTTTGAGGACGTTATGCCATCCAAGGGGGAAAAGAAACGACTGTTTTCGAAGGTTCGCTTTGAGGATGAATGA